The following are encoded together in the Clostridium sp. BJN0013 genome:
- a CDS encoding MerR family transcriptional regulator, whose amino-acid sequence MRTVKQVSDLTGVSVRMLHHYDKIGLLKPTKLTETGYRIYDDEALETLQQILFFKELDLPLKEIKEIITSPHFDKMKALESHKKLIVLKRDKLNSLIELINKTLKGANTMSFKEFDMTEYYNVLEEFKKENKDKVIRIYGSVDNYNEFIEKCKSKEDEIAKDAIKHYGSIKKFTEALKKNLNNSLAITKSEQIDKFKKDCLYDKHPKLKELYKKLTADLSKDPSSDEIQQIAGEITNIAKKDYEAFKTNMGDYYWYTMVKFYLVFPKEIKVDKKYGGSGISWIEEIDKKYGEGASKFIGKALKIYLGDYEPKIETLYKKLRSNLSKDPTSKAIQQIVSEIANETRKIHETLKVDERENYLGYMADFYLLKSEFIKATDKKYGNGASKFIGESLKFYAENNK is encoded by the coding sequence ATGAGAACAGTAAAACAAGTTTCGGATTTAACAGGAGTAAGTGTGCGTATGCTTCATCACTATGACAAAATTGGATTATTAAAACCAACTAAATTAACAGAAACAGGCTACAGGATTTATGACGATGAGGCTCTTGAAACTTTGCAGCAGATTTTGTTTTTTAAAGAACTTGATTTACCACTGAAAGAAATTAAAGAAATCATAACTAGCCCTCACTTTGACAAGATGAAAGCACTAGAAAGTCATAAAAAGCTAATCGTTTTAAAACGAGATAAATTAAATAGCTTGATAGAGCTTATAAATAAAACTTTGAAGGGAGCGAATACGATGAGTTTTAAAGAATTTGATATGACTGAATATTATAATGTATTAGAAGAATTCAAGAAAGAAAATAAAGATAAAGTAATCAGAATTTATGGTAGTGTAGATAATTATAATGAATTTATTGAAAAATGTAAATCTAAGGAGGATGAGATTGCTAAAGATGCTATAAAGCATTATGGAAGTATAAAAAAATTTACTGAAGCTTTGAAGAAAAATTTAAATAATAGTTTGGCAATAACTAAATCAGAACAAATTGATAAGTTTAAAAAAGATTGTCTTTATGATAAGCATCCCAAATTAAAAGAGCTATATAAAAAACTTACAGCTGACTTAAGTAAAGATCCTTCTTCAGATGAAATTCAACAAATTGCTGGTGAAATAACTAATATAGCTAAAAAAGATTATGAAGCTTTTAAAACTAACATGGGAGACTATTATTGGTACACTATGGTAAAATTTTACTTAGTATTTCCTAAGGAAATAAAAGTTGATAAGAAATATGGTGGAAGTGGTATATCATGGATAGAAGAAATTGATAAGAAATATGGAGAAGGTGCGTCTAAATTTATTGGAAAAGCTTTAAAAATTTATTTGGGGGATTATGAGCCTAAAATAGAAACTCTATATAAAAAGCTTAGATCTAACCTAAGTAAAGATCCTACTTCAAAAGCGATCCAGCAAATTGTTTCTGAAATAGCAAATGAGACCCGAAAAATACATGAAACTTTAAAAGTAGATGAGAGAGAAAATTATTTGGGGTATATGGCAGATTTTTATTTATTAAAGTCTGAATTTATAAAAGCAACAGATAAAAAATATGGAAATGGTGCATCTAAATTTATTGGAGAATCCCTAAAGTTTTATGCTGAAAATAATAAGTAA
- a CDS encoding pre-toxin TG domain-containing protein, with protein sequence MITNGERTASIAADFIPVFGKLKMSGEIVEGKDLVSGKHYSTGDQLFGLGTLGAGSLLGKIYKGIKTGMSPEVEEAAGKLSNGTVFAMNGAGGASGIEKLAKNITKKIVGKGEGASEGAGNPNSIYKSNPLENPKVGKDVIENPDAVYGYSLKPESKLNSFGVDWTNTDEVAYAQSERIRYHEHLQQKKAMLKDEITKLQNDGYSMEDIARMKVEQRNQDRINNYIKSDNYDGLEAMKQRNLEEYQRAEGPTTDQLYKKYGSWEEAIYSSVRSNPAMDVVTGLYDIYGGN encoded by the coding sequence TTGATTACGAATGGTGAAAGAACAGCATCTATTGCAGCAGATTTCATACCAGTATTTGGTAAACTTAAAATGTCAGGTGAAATAGTTGAAGGAAAGGATTTAGTATCAGGAAAGCACTATAGTACAGGAGATCAATTGTTTGGACTAGGTACTCTAGGTGCAGGAAGTCTACTAGGAAAGATATACAAGGGAATAAAAACAGGAATGTCACCAGAAGTAGAAGAGGCAGCAGGCAAATTAAGTAACGGAACTGTATTTGCAATGAATGGTGCTGGTGGAGCTAGTGGAATTGAAAAACTTGCTAAGAATATAACTAAAAAGATTGTTGGTAAGGGAGAAGGGGCATCTGAGGGGGCGGGTAACCCTAATTCAATATATAAGAGCAATCCATTAGAAAATCCAAAGGTTGGAAAAGATGTTATTGAAAATCCAGATGCAGTGTATGGATATTCATTAAAACCAGAATCAAAATTAAATTCTTTTGGAGTAGATTGGACAAATACGGATGAGGTTGCATATGCACAGAGTGAAAGAATCAGATATCACGAGCATCTTCAGCAAAAGAAAGCAATGTTGAAAGATGAAATAACTAAATTGCAAAATGATGGATATTCAATGGAAGATATAGCTAGAATGAAAGTTGAACAAAGAAATCAAGATAGAATTAATAATTATATTAAATCTGATAATTATGATGGATTAGAAGCAATGAAACAAAGAAACTTGGAAGAATATCAAAGAGCTGAAGGACCAACAACAGACCAATTATATAAAAAATATGGTTCATGGGAAGAGGCTATTTATTCAAGCGTAAGAAGTAATCCTGCAATGGATGTAGTAACAGGATTATATGATATATACGGAGGTAATTAA
- a CDS encoding YbaK/EbsC family protein, translating to MYTAKEGADYFKIDIAQMAPTLIIYTAKGFYVLVISGERGHVNFKEIKCLLNCKNVKLTTKDEVKLITGFSVGNVPILEIPLPYIIDKRLLLSI from the coding sequence ATTTATACAGCAAAAGAAGGTGCTGACTATTTTAAAATTGATATTGCTCAAATGGCACCAACATTAATAATATATACTGCTAAAGGGTTTTATGTACTAGTTATATCAGGTGAAAGAGGTCATGTAAATTTCAAGGAAATAAAATGCTTGCTAAATTGTAAAAACGTTAAATTAACGACTAAAGACGAAGTTAAATTGATAACGGGATTTTCAGTTGGTAATGTTCCAATACTTGAAATCCCATTGCCATATATAATTGATAAGAGACTTCTATTGAGTATTTAG
- a CDS encoding MBL fold metallo-hydrolase, producing the protein MLSFIGMGSAFNTEMGNTSAFVKQNGSLLLIDCGGTVFHRLQELNLFDGLENLYIIVTHTHPDHVGSLGEVIFYSYYILKHIPTIFFPNKELIEGFLTSIGVSVEMYKLNSCERIDADDIQLGKFSIEFLSVSHVDTIPAYGFIMKIKEKSFYYSGDANNISVNVINMIISGEIYRVYQDTCGLDYKGNNHLSLRKLCSIVQPKFRNTVYCMHLDKHISEKEIKDKGFNVVEVYK; encoded by the coding sequence ATGCTTAGTTTTATTGGTATGGGAAGTGCTTTTAATACAGAAATGGGAAATACAAGTGCTTTTGTAAAGCAAAATGGTAGCTTACTTCTTATTGATTGTGGAGGAACTGTTTTTCATAGATTACAAGAACTAAATTTATTCGATGGACTTGAAAATTTGTATATTATTGTAACTCATACACATCCTGACCATGTAGGAAGCCTTGGAGAAGTAATATTTTATTCATATTATATTTTGAAACATATACCAACTATTTTCTTTCCTAATAAGGAACTAATTGAAGGTTTTCTAACTAGTATAGGTGTAAGTGTTGAAATGTATAAACTCAATAGTTGTGAGAGAATAGATGCGGATGATATACAGCTAGGAAAGTTCAGTATAGAATTTTTGTCCGTTTCTCATGTCGATACAATACCAGCATATGGATTTATAATGAAAATAAAAGAGAAATCATTTTACTATAGTGGTGATGCAAATAATATAAGTGTTAATGTTATTAACATGATTATAAGTGGAGAAATTTATAGAGTTTATCAAGATACATGTGGATTAGACTATAAAGGAAATAATCACTTATCATTAAGAAAACTTTGTAGCATAGTACAGCCTAAATTTAGAAATACGGTTTACTGTATGCATCTTGATAAACATATATCAGAGAAGGAAATAAAAGACAAAGGGTTTAATGTTGTTGAAGTATATAAATAA
- a CDS encoding ComF family protein gives MENRVIKNLRFLLDCVLDLVYCGDGKCILCGEDLYEDEIICTACENNVKICKDSFNIKVHNKQCRCYSSAYYSGSMMELILKLKYKNSFKAGEVIAKYMKNTIFNNKIEFDIITYVPMTKKSIKKRGYNQSEYLAKTLGKCMDKPVVSCLNKIKDTKDQIGLSKMNRWDNIQGSFKFNDRYSIENKSILIIDDVLTTGATAFYCCSELIKGKGGKINILTGAKSKV, from the coding sequence ATGGAAAATAGGGTTATTAAAAATCTAAGGTTTTTATTGGATTGTGTACTGGATTTAGTGTATTGCGGAGATGGAAAATGTATATTATGCGGAGAGGATTTATATGAAGATGAAATTATATGTACTGCTTGTGAAAATAATGTAAAAATTTGCAAAGATAGTTTTAATATAAAAGTTCATAATAAACAGTGCAGATGTTATAGCAGTGCTTATTATTCTGGAAGTATGATGGAACTTATTTTAAAGTTAAAATATAAAAATTCCTTTAAGGCAGGAGAAGTTATAGCGAAGTACATGAAAAATACAATATTTAATAATAAAATTGAGTTTGATATTATAACTTATGTACCTATGACAAAGAAAAGTATTAAAAAAAGAGGATACAATCAAAGTGAATATCTGGCAAAAACACTGGGGAAATGTATGGATAAACCTGTTGTATCCTGTCTGAATAAAATAAAGGACACTAAAGATCAAATTGGATTGAGCAAAATGAATAGGTGGGATAATATTCAAGGAAGTTTTAAGTTCAATGATAGATATTCCATAGAAAATAAAAGTATTTTAATAATAGACGATGTATTAACTACTGGTGCTACAGCCTTTTATTGTTGTAGTGAGCTTATTAAGGGTAAGGGGGGAAAAATTAATATATTGACTGGAGCCAAAAGTAAGGTATAA
- a CDS encoding tautomerase family protein, whose protein sequence is MSQIKVYDLKNNLNNIKGKLSEVIHPCVVDVFQMPGDKRFYRFFPLDREDFYFQTNRTEKYTITEVSIFEGRTTEAKKKLIKLLLERIQEELNIMPNDIELTIFETSSHNWGIRGLPGDELSLNYNIEI, encoded by the coding sequence ATGAGCCAAATTAAAGTATATGATCTAAAGAATAACCTAAATAATATTAAGGGAAAATTATCAGAGGTTATTCATCCTTGTGTAGTGGATGTTTTTCAGATGCCTGGAGATAAGAGATTCTATAGATTCTTTCCTTTAGATAGAGAGGATTTTTACTTTCAAACCAACAGAACAGAAAAATATACAATAACTGAAGTTAGCATATTTGAGGGAAGAACTACTGAAGCAAAGAAAAAATTAATAAAGCTTTTACTTGAAAGAATCCAAGAAGAACTAAATATTATGCCTAATGATATTGAACTAACAATTTTTGAGACTTCTAGCCATAATTGGGGAATAAGAGGATTACCAGGAGATGAATTAAGTTTAAATTACAATATCGAAATATAG
- a CDS encoding DUF5081 family protein has product MISASELYYLNRALDGTPILGINPVETLISNDKGENSPKKSLIKKKILQSNNGLNEKSFRIISNLEKYKKAKRHIWINNLLISLDKTDFLVFLKNREKGQFIIERTSKSLMLYEIIKNYQFLWNNTKVEDSEKEIIEPNNFILNEIK; this is encoded by the coding sequence ATGATTAGTGCAAGTGAATTATACTATCTAAATAGGGCACTAGATGGAACACCGATTTTGGGTATAAATCCCGTTGAAACTTTGATTAGTAATGATAAAGGTGAAAATTCACCAAAAAAATCATTAATTAAGAAAAAGATACTACAAAGTAATAATGGATTAAATGAAAAATCGTTTAGAATTATTAGTAACTTAGAAAAATATAAAAAGGCAAAAAGGCACATATGGATTAATAATTTATTAATATCACTAGATAAGACTGATTTTTTAGTATTTTTAAAGAACAGAGAAAAAGGACAATTTATTATTGAGAGAACAAGCAAATCTCTTATGCTGTATGAGATAATAAAAAATTATCAATTTTTATGGAATAATACAAAGGTAGAGGATAGCGAAAAAGAAATAATAGAACCTAATAATTTTATATTAAATGAAATTAAATAA
- a CDS encoding helix-turn-helix domain-containing protein — translation MYIFSTFVQNMQSETEDIELKAAHVDCPKKLYDTISSFPNKSGGGIIIFGVDERRDFEVVGVYDVNDLQKKVVQQCNLMIPKIRPIFTVLEIMKGKFVVSAEISEIPKEEKPCYYSGVGIQKGSYIGVGDADEPMSDYEVYNYQSYINYNIDTIESS, via the coding sequence GTGTATATATTTTCTACATTTGTACAGAATATGCAATCTGAGACTGAGGATATAGAATTAAAGGCAGCACATGTTGATTGTCCTAAAAAATTATATGATACTATTTCTAGTTTTCCCAATAAATCTGGCGGTGGAATTATTATATTTGGAGTAGATGAGAGGAGAGATTTTGAAGTAGTTGGAGTATATGATGTTAACGACTTGCAGAAAAAAGTTGTACAACAATGTAATTTAATGATACCAAAAATAAGGCCTATTTTTACTGTACTTGAAATAATGAAAGGAAAGTTTGTAGTATCAGCAGAAATATCTGAAATTCCAAAGGAAGAAAAACCTTGTTATTATTCAGGTGTGGGAATTCAAAAGGGGTCATATATAGGAGTTGGTGATGCAGACGAGCCAATGTCGGATTATGAGGTATATAACTATCAATCATACATAAACTATAATATTGATACAATAGAAAGTTCTTGA
- a CDS encoding DUF2281 domain-containing protein, with protein MINVDAVVKKIEALPPHLLQEVSDYIDYIEFKNNKDRNLKIDDITLASEKSLAKDWLDPEEDKAWENL; from the coding sequence ATGATTAACGTAGATGCTGTAGTAAAAAAAATCGAAGCATTACCACCTCACTTATTACAGGAAGTATCAGATTATATAGATTATATAGAATTTAAGAATAATAAAGATAGAAATCTAAAAATAGATGATATAACACTTGCAAGTGAAAAGAGTTTAGCAAAGGATTGGCTTGATCCAGAGGAGGATAAAGCATGGGAGAATTTATAG